The nucleotide sequence AGTACATTCTTGTCTCCACACAACACCTGAGGCAGTACTGATGAATAGCTTGGTTGAATTTGATCCAGCAAAAGACTTGTaaattctgcatgtctcatgtCTTTGACTGACCTGCGGATtataattttacatgttttgaaAATTCCAAAGACTGGATATTCTATAAACGAAAACCACAGAAAAGTGAAAGAATGATCACACAAAGAcgcaaaaagcaacaacaaaaaaccctaaacaaaacaataatcatTTAACAGACACTCAGCTCAaagattgtgtaaaattgaGAATCAATGTTTCACGTGACACTATTAATTACAATATGGTGCTGCCAGAATAGATCCACTTTAGCTGTAGAGTCCCGCAAGTAAATGGCTCTAAAATGTCACTAAATAAACCTGGAAATTCATGCCAAACAAGTTTGATGTGTtagaataatgacacaaaagaaagtTTGCCTCAGTTGGAGGCCGTAAATCAATGGACTGGACTCAAATTGTGCCAATGCGATTAAGTATGTATTGTAAATAGCATTATATTTCCACTGCACAGTGTAATAACAGTGACTCAAATTCAAGTCATGTGGTTGAAGATGTACCATAGTGTGTTTGTCAATGGGTTTACTaacaaaatgtgtcttttagGAGACAGGAACAAAAGGGAGGGGAGAGATCAGGCAAACTCAAAATGGAAAGCAAAAGTGCATCAGATGTGGTACCATTTACTTCTGTTACACTTTGGTGGTGagaaaatgacaccaaataCGGCAACAGATAGTTTCACTGCCTGGAATGAATATATCTATTTGAAATTGCTGTGGAGGTACAAGACATGCAGTGTTCTTAAAGTGTACAAAATATGGGTCAAATGAAATCATGAAATGACTCATGCAGTCCTTTTGATAtgaatgtttcagtgtttgtttgatttttttaaaaactgtaatgcAGTTGTAGTTTAGTAAGGTACACAAATAAATCCCTTCATTGCCGCATTTCACATGCACACGTacagacataaaaacatgaggcatacatggacacacacaccgCCACTGTCACGCAGTGTTAATATCATAACAACACCAGCAGTTTTCTGACAAAGACAGTTAAGTATTGATCaatattgttggtttttctgctttttcagcAGAACCTAGTAGCCTATATTGGTACCTTTGGTAACTATGGTATTTTATGAATTGCAGTAAAGGGACATTGTACGTTTGGTAATGACATATTTGTTGTATGATAGCTGTATCTATAAATATATCCAATGTTAAATTGATGAATTTTATACAAAACCcctgaataaaacacacagaggaaaagTCTTGTATTTGATCTCACTTGAACATGCTGTGGTTGGaattcagttcagttaaatTCAATACAGTTCAATAGAATAGTCTTGTGCCCTCATTTCTTCATATATAAGTAATAGCCTCCCTGTTAAACAATATTTCATAACTGCGGAACCTGAATGACAAATCCATGGTGGCAGACAGCCTCATGCCAGGCAACTGTTTCCCACCTTAGTGTTTAGTTAAAACCACAACCTCCTCCAAGAAACTCCTCCTATGGACGCTGGAATCCTCACTTCCCCCAACAAGTGACAACTTCCCGTGGAGGTTAGCATGGCTCAGTGACCTGCAGGATATCCTGCCATTGTGAAAGTGGTTTTGACAGCCTCCACTGCACTCGTTTGCCCGCTGTTGTGTCTGTACAAATTGTGAAACAGCCATACCTACCAAGACTCCTCCGCCCATAAGTTATTCACTTACGCAACTGAAAAGTTATGTTCACCCATCTGTggtcattatatatatatatatatatatatatatatatatatatatatatatatatatatatatatatatatatatatatatatatatatatatatatatatatatatatatatatatatatatatatatatatatatatatatatatatatatatatatatacattaagCAAAATTGTTGTAGCTTGAGCatgaatgcagctttttttttaagtccaCCTCCCTAGATTCTATAACTTTACACAGTGGGCGATGCCACCAGTACCACTACTACAACAGAATGAACACTTAGACATTTACCAAAAGCTATAATTGCTTCCAGAGAGCATCAGAAACATCCAGGTGTTCGGAGACCTCTTCCTGTGCTCTTCTCCGGCTGTGCTTGGACTCCACTGAGGGGCTCTCCGGGTTAATGCCTGCCAAACATTTACCTGCTTCAGTGTTCCTGACTCTCCAAAAAGACTCACAAAAGAGAGGGATACAGGGAGTGTATGTGAGGGATTGAAAGGGAGGGAGTGAGAGGAAGattgtggctgtgtgtgtgtgtgtgtgtgtgtgtgtgtgtgtcagtgtacatgtttgtgtgtttgtgagagcagctcatgtgtatgtatgtgtgtgcgcgctGCAtggatcagtgtgtgtgtgagctggcgtgtgtgtgtgtgtttatcagcTCAGTGCAGATGGGTGGCAGAGTGGCTCTTGCAGCCAAATGATTCAGTATGCTAATGAGTTGTTATCTGTGGTGCTGCAGGAACAATATACTGTCTTTCTCACAGTGGGAATCCAGCCTGCTGGGAGCAGATTACACGGCACACACCGCCAAGgtagttatttatattttcacacaGAGTAgtagaaaatacataaatgcacacacacccacacacacacactcatacacacatatCCGCAGATAGGCCtataaacaaacaagcaaaataacatttcaacaaacgcacacacacatacacatcaccatcaccaaaaaaaagcagcataaaTAAAGTGGCAGAAATGTATGTCCTTCACCAGTAGATGGAGATGTCACTCTGGGCTTTCCTCTTTAACAGGTCTCATTGTTATGTGTCTGTTCAGTATTCTTCTCTAAATTATACATATTGTGTTCCCTTAATTAAAGTTAACTTTTAATTAATTCAGAATGTTCCAATCAATTTTCAAATCAATAAAGCCTCTCCAATAGAGAGAGAGTTTTAGCTTAAAAGATGCAACCTCGGCTGAGAgaagaaagcatttttttcggTGCTGCAGTAAGTAacgaaaaataataaatgtcaaaaataatcacCTCCCCTCATCTGAGAGTTTATTCCATATTTGCACACTGCAAAATGCACATAATGTATTTAATTACAATCATACAATGATCATTGCATGGCAGATTTCTGTTCTTCTGACTTTATCTCTTGTGACCCATAgagatttgaaagaaaaaaagtcctgTTTCTTTATTATTCTTTCATGAATAAATAAGGGACAAAAACACAGGCTGTCATTAATTGTGGTAAATTCTACATGATAAAGAATAGCATTCTCAAATGTCTGACAGATGATAATAATTCATAGTAAGGGTTTAGTCTTCTGCAGTCTTGGTTAAGTGTAAATCATAAACTATGCATCTCTCTCTGGTAAACAGGGGAAATATACATGTTTGGTagagaaactaaaaaaatccaAGTCTGATGcagatttgcatttaaaaaaatctgacattattATTTCCTAAATAATCTATAGTATATTGCATTGATTAATGGATGTGGAATTCCCTGATATAGGATCAGTTTATTGCTTTGTCATAATTTAACATTCAAGATATGATAATAATCTGACATTGGTATTAAACtcaattttgatttaaaaaaaagagtaaattgATATCCTGTTACATTGTTGAAGAGATGCATAGACAAATGCAGAACTGATGTCTTAAATACACACTTCATTATCAATTAAGATCTAATTACTCGtattttctcattcatccatctGTCATGGAATTTGAGGATCATTTTGTGTGAAAAAGAAGATTTGCAAAATCAGTATGTAACGTAACATTACACAAATAGAAAGGTAAAGAGATATAAAAGCCAAATTATTGCATGAAAATGGAGGGTAACAATGATATTAGTTACTGCATATCTCttacattttctcatttcacaTGTAAAAAGATACAGATTTTCAGTGATAAAATATTTCTGTCCCAGTTACTCAAGATTACTAGTAAAGTTTGACAGACACAAGCTTTTATTTGGTAATGAGAAACTATTCATGAACCCCCAAATGTAGCAATTACAAAGCACCAGtaaaaaacttttaatacaGAGCAACACAGTCCCACTAATTCCtacatttaacaaaaatgtcacagcataAAAATGCCTCAAAGCCTCTCAGTATTACGaatacaaaatgcaatttatCTTATAAATGGATTGCTGTTGTGCAAAGGAAAATGAGTTATTATCAGTTGTAATCTGGTGAGAGGTCTTGACTGTTTAGAGCCTAATGAGATATAGCATTTGTAAAAGTCAATGCTATTTTTCATCATACAATGTGGGGACACTAGAGTGTAATTTATGGTGCACTTGCTCTGCTGCAGAGGGTTATCCTCCTTGTTCAGGGCTGAGGCAGCTAATCTGCTCTTATGGCTCTTGTAACATCAATCAGGCATTAGTTTTTACATCAGTTCGGGTGATGGATTTCTAAAATCATATCAGTCTTCGGCATTCCTGTGAATCTTTCTCACCAACGCTACTGCTAATAATGTTTGCTATTGATTAGAGGAAACAGCAAGCATCTCACTCCTGCTCTTGCctactgctgtttttctgtaatGCCTTACAGGCCTAGTAAATTACCATATTCACATCATGAACCTATTTCAGCCTTTTAAATGGAGCGGAGGCAGAGCTGTGGTGAATGACAAGCAGGAGTGTAAAAAATAGTGTGCGAGAGTCAACCAGAAATTCTGCAATATGCTCCATGAATGGTATCTGCATTGACGGCTTAAGTATTCACCTCGGCTTGTTTTGCCTTCAGCATGTGAACAAGAACATCTTGAATTTTTTATGCTTGTATTTTGAAGCTGTTTTCTTTTGGATTATCCAACATGATGATGGAAATATCACTTTCATAGTTTTTGTGTAGAACTTTTTTAATTACCATCATTTTCTAATGCCTGGGTGTAATATTATCTCCAGTGCTTCTTTGCAAACTTGAACATCGTACGCCCTCTAGTGGAATACAAATGCAATTATATAACATTTACTTCAATTGAAGCCAAACTTGTATGTGGCTCACTGACAGAGAGCTTATCTATCCTCACTGCAACGACAAATGATTCATAAATTAGCTTATAGCTTAGTTTCTAAGTAAATGAATCTCAAAGGTCATTAATTTCAAGCAGAGtcatttttaatgcagtgtTACAAAGAATTGAAATGTTGCATACAGAAATAAATTCAAGCCTCATCCATCTCCAAATACAGCAAGGCAAGCAAAGCAGTTGGTTTGATTAGCACAACAGAAGCCAAGCAGATACTGAGCAGCAAGACTGAGCTGAATCACATTAATTTGACAGAGCAGTGCAGTACAGGGCTGAAGGCTGTGCAGAGTCTACAGGGAGTAGAAGAAGAGCTCGCTCAAGGTCAAGAGGTTGCAGTCACAGGTTTTCCATAGCGGCAGGTTTGTTCTTTGAGTCCGGGTAAAGCAGGAAGCCAGAGAAAGTGCTGTCGTCCTCGCTGCTGGAGTAAACTCCGTTCCAGTCTCTCAGTGTCTCCAGCCACACCTGGTCACCTTcgctgagctgcagcagagcgAGGTTGGACGCCTGATCGATGTCCTGGCCGTACAGAGAGTCTCTTGTCCGCAGCTTCCGTATCCCATTAACCACCAGGGCAGCACGCACAGGCCGGTTGCGCACAGTGATGTGATAACTGAATAAGTAGACCCCTGGGTACGTGACGTTGAACTTATTGAGTGCCGGGTCCCAGTGCCCCTCCCCGTTGTAAAACACCTTATCAAACTTCACAGGCAGGCCGGGCGGGGGGAAGGACCTGCTGGGGAACAAACCCACACTGAAAGCAGAGCGGACCTGCTCCACACTCTCACCTGGAGGGCCTTTAGGACCACGAGGCCCACGCCCACCTTTAGCTCCCCTCTCCCCCCTCACCCCTGCCATGCCCCTCCCACCTGGTGGTCCTGGGGGCCCCCTAGCCCCAGTATCCCCCTTCCCTCCTGGAGGCCCTGgctcccccctctctccccttGCACCACCAGTTCCATTTGCTCCTGTCGGGCCCATCTCACCTCTCAGACCAGGGGCCCCTCGCTCACCCACGTCACCTTTCTCTCCTTTCTCACCCGGTAAACACTCGCCTGTAAGTCCTTGTTCACCTTTCTGACCCTTTGTCCCAGCAATCCCTGGGGGACCCATAGGCCCCTCTCGCCCAATGCTGCCCTTAGTCCCATTCAGGCCAggctctcctctttctcctggGTCCCCTTTCAGACCACTGAAGCCACGTTCACCTTTTTCTCCTCGGGGCCCCGGATCACCTAGTATGTGGAGAGGTTATGTTCACAAAGGAAGAAtcatctttaattttcaaaaacaaGATCCATTCGGTTTTTTCACGGAGTGCATTCATGCAATTTAATTCTATACATATCTCTATTCATGTTCTTGTTGGAAACCACACACCTTTTTCTCCAGGTTTTCCCGGGATCCCAGGAGTACCAGGCAGACCCACAGGTCCTTGATCCCCTTTTTCACCTGTAGCAGTTTTGATAAATAAAGCGTAGAAAATGACATCCACAACGAACTTATAGAAAGCAGCGTTTTGCAAAAAAGGAGACagggatagagagagagaaaccgAGACACATTCAAGAACTCTCCTGGTGATGAGTCCCGTTGTACCTATGTCGCCATTGAGTCCATTGGCTCCAGGCAATCCTGCTGGTCCTGGAGGTCCTCTGGGCCCCATTTCTCCCTTTTCTCCAAGCAACCctgaaaaacagagaagagTAGGAAGAAGGACAAATTTGGCCACAAAAAGGTAACTTTCCTGGAAACAAAAATCCATCTTACCCACAGGGCCCCTCTCTCCTGGTGGCCCCGGTGGCCCTCTCTCTCCCATGGGCCCTAAGGGGCCTCTTTCTGGTGGACAGCATTCGCAAAAGTTGAAAAAGCATTCATTGTAGTCGAGAGTATAGTTTCCATGGGTGTTCCCAGGCGGTGCTATGGCATCAGTATGAAACTCAGTTGGGTAAGTGTCGCTGGGGTAGGTGGTGCTGTCTGTGGGGGACAGGGAGTACGCATCCATCATGATCTCGGTTGTTTCGTCTGTGTGCAGGCTGCTGGAAGGGGatgtggttgtggtggtggtggtccGTACAAATcctccacccccacctccaCCACTGCTCCCAGCTCGAGGGGGCTTCTTGGTGCTCTGTGGTTTGGGCCAACGTGTGGTTCTGGCACCAGAGGCCAGCATGGCCATCAGTGCCACAAAGATCAGGAAGACAAAGTGAACGGACGACATACTGAAGGCTTGACGCAATAATCTGATGGAATTTATAGGAACACAGACAAAACAGGAGCAGCATTTGTCATTGCTGTTGCAACACAGTGGGCTTACATAGTAGAAAAAAGCAACAAGTGGGTCTTACCTGCTGATGTAGATGGTGTTGACTCTTCACTCCATCCCCACCAACGAGTGATTGATGATGCTTGCCTCCTTCCTTTTATTGCCCTGGTAGCCCAATATCTGCACCTCTAAGCCAATGACAGAACAAGGGACAGCAAACAGTGGGGGTTATTAGGAGGTAGGTGGGCTGGCAAGAAGAGATTACGTGACTCCTGAGGGATATGAAATAAAGCAGGTTGTATACAAGGCAAGACTTTATTCTTTGTGATATGGGATATGAATCCAGGGCCCAAGAGTCTCTACACTGCTAAGATGTTGTTCACACACATGCTTGCTTTgtacacaaacaggaaaaaaatataacgttacaaagacagacacacattcaCCCAACATGTGTACATACACATAGTGTTTATACACACAAACTCACGCATTGTCGGTAATGAATAACGTCCCATATGAGAGCTACCAAGTGCAACACCGTGTTGTGATCACACCATTTGGCAGTACCTCAAAGCAGAAAAAGGATCACCATGCACACAGTAGGAGAAGGATCAATGTCCTGTAACAGGCGGCATGGCCACACTGATCCAGCCATTCACCCCCTTGATCTAACAAACCCAAAGAGTAAATCCAGTAAAACCTCACGGAAACCTGGCACCAGTGAACCTTCACATGTCTCAGGATGTGTGTTAGATGCAGTTTCGACCTTGACATTACCTCCAAGATTCCACAGAAAAtctgatttcagttttttttgaaGAGATTGAGGTGATTCATGTCAATATGTCCTGGCAAATTGAATGCATTGATGCACTACTATTTATCATagcatgttttttgtgcaattCTTGTTGATAAATGAGGTAAATATAAATGAGAACAATGACAAACTATCACCTAATCATCGCCTGTAATATTACAATATTTCCTAATCATCTAACTGAAATTATAAATGGTATTTTTGCTATCAGATCATTAAATTTAATGTAGAACTTCGATGTCCCCACTATGATCAGTGCTTTCAGTGAAAATGGAATAGTTCCAATAATGAACTCTAAatgatttagcatttttttagaTGACTCTTCAAAACTTCCACCAAACTCATTCAGTCAAACTGCAGTCTTTTTATTTATAGGCTAGAATAGAGCATTGTCTCACCTTTCAAAACAGGCTATAAGtagagtagtagtagtagtatggTCGCACTATTTCACTATCGTTAAGCCACTGCATGTCATTAATAGATGCCATTGCGATTCAAGTTACTACCTTATTATTGTGATGAAAAGAATTCTCATTAACACTACTATTGCAATACCAatagaaaatttgtaaaaacaaacaaacaaacaaaaaaaacaattatgctTTCGTTTGAATTAATCTCAACTTTGTTTAATGTGTGGAGAGTGTCTTTTTGGCAAATGAATTACACTCAGTGTGAGTGTAGTCAGGTGGAGAGATAAACTATAACCATAACTGTACTGTATGTTGTTCCAGTGTTGGAGTGTCACTCAGGTCATTACTGTAGTTggattatttacaatatttacatGGGACACTGCTTAACATCAAGCTCTATGGACAGTgtccaagacaaaaaaaaaaacaaaacaagcaaacctTGCAAACCAAACTGCAAGATGAAATTTTGCTAATCAGCATGAATAGAAGCCTCATTATTATTGAGAGTACATTCTTTGATCAGATAAGATTAAAATATATCATTGTTGTTGGCTCATAtggggtccagcatgtttgtCACATACCTGGCCAGGACTCACACAGTGAATGTATAGTTCCAACATTGAAGCACAGTGCTGGGAGTAAGATGATGTGGGGCTGCATGAATGCAAAGGTGTTGGCAAGGTGACATTTATAGCTGGAATCAGATATACCTGCGGATATACCAGAAcactggtaaaaaataaaacaaatagtgAAACTTAAGGCTCATGTCGCCTGATCTGAATCCAATGGAACACCACTGGAgaattttaaagagaaaaatagagcaacacaacccctccagcaaagagcagcaaaaaagaaaaaagaaaaaagaaaacagtctcGGAGGAATGGCAGAACATTTATCCAAAAATGTATGCACTTCTGGTGTCCTACTTGCCCAGGAGGATTAAAAAAGAAGTGAACATATAAAGTACTGAAAAGTTTAAAAGACTGGAATCTCAGTAATAAACAATTCACTGACTTTAGCTGCGTTAAATTTCTAGTTTGGAGCAtgtaaactgtacattttaactgttcattttttattattcatagcAACAAACACCCTATTGTTCAACTTTGACGTGATGCAATTACTGCAACCATTGCTCAATAGTTCAACAACCTTAGTTGAGGTCAAAGTGGCAATACTCCTTCATACAAGTCTGAACCTGAAAAGACCGGTTTCCTGTACCCAGCTCACCACTGAAATGAACTGCGAATTAGAAAAAGTCTTTCATCTCACAGATAATAAAACCCCACTTTTTACATGCTTGATATTATTTATAGCTATTGAGAGTAACTGTTGTGATGTTAGATATGCACACGATGGATGGTCTGTTACCCCAGAGAGCCACCAGGAGGCAGCATTTGCTCAGTGCAATGGATGCTGTGCTGAACATAGGGAACAAAGGCCTTTTCTCCTATTAATTGCTTGGCAATATGGTGCAGTCTGTAATTAGATATTATTGCGACATTAAATTTAgattcaaatttaaatttagttGCATATGCAGTGCACCtactttgtgtttatgtgtggatATTATTCTGCGTTGGATAATTCTGTTTTACTAATTAATATCCGATTGCTCATTAAAAGACAGCAGAAGACATCTGGAGTGAAATGTCTCTATGATGTATTATGGATGACATCATTTCATTCCGCAGCCCCCGCCATTGGTCCAGTGTTTTGCTTGTCCATGGTGTGAGTTTGCAGCTGCGCAGTCTCGTCAGCGCCGACTACGTTTAAAGAATGAGTGTGTGTCGAGCTACCGCTAATACCAAGCGTTTCCGCTGCagcctttcaaaataaagcccTTGGTCGAAAAGCATAACTCGTGGATCAGTGTAATTCTTGGTCCTGTCTTGCTTTATTAAACCAACCATCACTCTTCCGATCTTGCTCTCAGTCCccgttttgtgttttgacaATTCTCAAGAATggaggcgtgtgtgtgtgaaaaatgGTATGTGGATGCGGAGACTGAATAGACACATATCCGACACAAGAAACGGGGTCAGTGGCGGAGAAGGAGGACACCTCCGAGTCACATCGTCGACTCTCGCCCCCCAGGTGACTCCCATGTCTCTCCCTTGGGTGGGTCTAACCCAAAAAATCCGTCACTCTACAATGGGCTGTGGGAGATCGGGTGAACTCGGAGAAGCCTCTTGCAGCTGTTCCCAGAGCCGAGGATAGGACCGAGACATCGGAGCGACTCAGTGACTGTGGCCTGCTCGCTTTTGTCCTGTGCTCCTGTGGCCGGCGTCCGGCAGCTTGCCGTGCACAGCGCGTAAAGGCGCTCGGAGCAGACGAGAAGCTCTCTCAATGTTGAAATTCAGGCTTTGTCTGACAGCGCGGTAGTGAATCGATTTCCTCATAGTTCCGCTGAGCGGATGGAGTGAATTGTg is from Amphiprion ocellaris isolate individual 3 ecotype Okinawa chromosome 10, ASM2253959v1, whole genome shotgun sequence and encodes:
- the otol1a gene encoding otolin-1-A, translating into MSSVHFVFLIFVALMAMLASGARTTRWPKPQSTKKPPRAGSSGGGGGGGFVRTTTTTTTSPSSSLHTDETTEIMMDAYSLSPTDSTTYPSDTYPTEFHTDAIAPPGNTHGNYTLDYNECFFNFCECCPPERGPLGPMGERGPPGPPGERGPVGLLGEKGEMGPRGPPGPAGLPGANGLNGDIGEKGDQGPVGLPGTPGIPGKPGEKGDPGPRGEKGERGFSGLKGDPGERGEPGLNGTKGSIGREGPMGPPGIAGTKGQKGEQGLTGECLPGEKGEKGDVGERGAPGLRGEMGPTGANGTGGARGERGEPGPPGGKGDTGARGPPGPPGGRGMAGVRGERGAKGGRGPRGPKGPPGESVEQVRSAFSVGLFPSRSFPPPGLPVKFDKVFYNGEGHWDPALNKFNVTYPGVYLFSYHITVRNRPVRAALVVNGIRKLRTRDSLYGQDIDQASNLALLQLSEGDQVWLETLRDWNGVYSSSEDDSTFSGFLLYPDSKNKPAAMENL